In one window of Miscanthus floridulus cultivar M001 chromosome 12, ASM1932011v1, whole genome shotgun sequence DNA:
- the LOC136498053 gene encoding peroxidase 1-like — MVFRLLFGFVFPLFLQSSSSAQFNPLQLGLQQSSPSGLRVGFYQYTCPNAEAIVRDEMTKIISQVPSLAGPLLRMHFHDCFVNGCDGSVLLNSSIPGVPTEKDAIPNLTLRGFGTIDRVKAKLERACPGVVSCADILALVARDVVVLTKGPHWDVPTGRRDGRRSVKQDALDNLPAPFFDAGRNLFQFFIPKGLDAKDQIVLLGGHTLGTSHCSSFADRLYNFSGTMMADPSLDKRYLPRLKRKCSNPGDTTTLVEMDPGSFRTFDASYYRHVARGRSLFASDQTLMNDAFARAYVQRQAAVAAAGAYPAEFFADFAASMVKMGGVQVLTGAQGEVRRHCAVVN, encoded by the exons ATGGTTTTCAGGCTTCTCTTCGGATTTGTCTTTCCTCTCTTCCTACAATCCTCATCATCAGCGCAATTCAATCCATTacaactagggctacaacaatcCTCGCCATCAGGGCTGAGGGTTGGCTTTTACCAGTACACGTGTCCGAATGCGGAGGCCATTGTTCGCGATGAAATGACCAAGATCATCTCCCAAGTCCCAAGCCTCGCTGGGCCTCTGCTCCGGATGCACTTCCATGACTGCTTTGTGAAT GGTTGCGATGGTTCTGTTCTTCTGAATAGCAGCATACCGGGAGTACCAACCGAGAAGGATGCAATTCCGAACCTCACCTTGCGAGGCTTTGGCACGATCGACCGTGTGAAGGCGAAGCTGGAGCGGGCCTGCCCTGGAGTGGTGTCATGTGCTGATATCTTGGCTCTGGTAGCAAGGGACGTTGTTGTACTG ACCAAAGGGCCTCATTGGGATGTTCCAACCGGGCGGAGAGATGGAAGAAGATCGGTGAAGCAAGATGCTCTGGACAACCTCCCTGCGCCCTTCTTTGATGCTGGTCGGAACCTGTTCCAGTTCTTCATCCCCAAGGGCCTCGATGCCAAGGATCAGATTGTTCTGCTAG GAGGGCACACTCTGGGGACGTCCCATTGCTCGTCGTTCGCGGACCGGCTGTACAACTTCAGCGGCACGATGATGGCGGACCCGTCGCTAGACAAGCGCTACCTGCCGCGGTTGAAGAGGAAGTGCAGCAACCCCGGCGACACGACGACGCTGGTGGAGATGGACCCCGGCAGCTTCCGCACGTTCGACGCGAGCTACTACCGGCACGTCGCCAGGGGCCGGTCGCTCTTCGCCTCCGACCAGACGCTCATGAACGACGCCTTCGCCAGGGCCTACGTCCAGCGGCAggccgccgtggccgccgccggcgcctACCCCGCCGAGTTCTTCGCCGACTTCGCCGCGTCCATGGTGAAGATGGGCGGCGTGCAGGTGCTCACCGGCGCGCAGGGGGAGGTCCGGAGGCACTGCGCCGTCGTCAACTAG